The following coding sequences are from one Manduca sexta isolate Smith_Timp_Sample1 unplaced genomic scaffold, JHU_Msex_v1.0 HiC_scaffold_1992, whole genome shotgun sequence window:
- the LOC119191845 gene encoding nucleosome-remodeling factor subunit NURF301-like, producing the protein MLLFKHKEMLKKDIIKKRGLLEKELGVDIQKELSSEIALRTRAERSKQEEVRCGKRRSGGNVASTPKPNKRTGKKEKLLCICRTPYDNTKFYVGCEHCSNWFHGDCVGVTEEMSKTMEEYVCPDCRRAEETQELYCLCRQPYDNSQFYICCDRCQDWFHGRCVGILQSEADNIDEYICPNCQKNNSVNFANMKELTPKDFENLKRLVKQIQLHKNAWPFMEPVDPREAPTYYKVIKEPMDLQTVERKVNEQIYSTLSEFIGDMTKIFDNCRYFNPKDSEFYRCADGLEAFLHKN; encoded by the exons ATGCTACTCTTCAAGCACAAGGAAATGCTTAAAAAAGACATCATTAAGAAAAGGGGACTCCTCGAAAAAGAACTTGGTGTCGATATACAG aAAGAACTTTCGTCAGAAATAGCTTTACGAACTCGCGCCGAGCGCAGCAAACAAGAAGAGGTTCGATGTGGAAAACGGCGTAGTGGTGGGAACGTGGCGTCTACTCCCAAACCTAACAAAAGAACAGGCAAAAAAGAGAAACTTCTTTGCATTTGCCGTACTCCTTATGACAATACTAA ATTTTATGTTGGTTGCGAACATTGTAGCAATTGGTTCCACGGCGATTGTGTTGGGGTGACCGAAGAAATGAGTAAAACAATGGAAGAGTATGTGTGTCCTGATTGTCGACGCGCAGAGGAAACACAAGAACTTTACTGCTTATGTCGACAGCCCTATGACAATTCGCA GTTTTACATTTGCTGTGACCGGTGTCAGGATTGGTTTCATGGGCGATGTGTTGGAATTCTACAATCTGAAGCTGATAACATTGATGAGTATATATGTCCAAactgtcaaaaaaataattctgtgAATTTTGCAAACATGAAAGAATTAACACCCAAAGACTTTGAAAATTTAAAGAGGcttgtaaaacaaatacaattacacaaaaatgCTTGGCCTTTTATGGAACCTGTAGATCCAAGAGAGGCACCTACTTATTACAAAGTTATAAAGGAACCAATGG aTCTGCAGACTGTGGAACGAAAAGTGAACGAACAAATATACAGTACGTTAAGTGAGTTTATTGGTGATATGACTAAAATATTCGATAATTGTCGGTACTTTAATCCAAAAGACTCGGAGTTTTATAGATGTGCGGATGGTTTAGAAGCATTTTtgcacaaaaattaa